CCAACGAGGTGGATATATAGACAATTTAATAAATTGATCATCGTCTCTAGAGATTTAAACAACTGACCTAATAATATTGCCTTTTGACAGCTCCAAGAAGGTTGATTGAAGAGTTTATGAGACGTTCAGCGATCCATTTATGTTTATTGAGTGATGGGGAGGAACACACTAATTTTAGATCAAGAACTCTGTGATTTTGTTGTtctttaatttgaaaaaaatggaagtTTCCAATAAACttttgattaataaaaaaacataggaaaaaaaaaccctgtcTACTTGTGTGTCTATGATCAGGTACAAGTGGAAGCGAAACTATCGCACTGTCCTTCCACCTAGATGCCTCGCGGCCTTCCATTGACCTACATGCTGTGTAGTAGCTGCACAAAAGGACAGGGTtctattacccaaaaaaatattaaattttaataaaaaaaattgtcttaTGATACCAAAGTTAGGtcctgggctgggctgggctgagcCGGGCAGGGTTGGGTCTATGTTGAGGTTTTTAGGCACTAGGTCAGGGCCAAGATGGGCCTGAACTAAGCCAAGAGGATCcaaggttgggctgggttttaaaAGGCCCTATTCAATCCAGCCCTGTTGCAACCAGTCATTTTTTTCTACATGCACCCTTAGACGCGGATGTTAGCTTGAGAGACAAGGCTTTTGACTTTGAcatctatctttttcttttggctaTAATAAGGGGAAAAGAACACTCTAACCAGTGTGGGGGTCAtaaaggaaggggggggggttcatATGGGCATAAATTGGGTGAGGGCATTTTGCCGCTTTTTGTATCTTGCATAAGGGTCATGTGACCAAGGAGCTTTCATTTTATCATAAAATTTAAAAGACTACTTTGTGAAACAAAATCTGAGTAATTTTTTATCATCCAAATTCGCGTAATAGCATATCACAATATATCTTAAGAAAGAAGGTAGCTTATATATAAAGGGTAGGACTCAAGCGTGGAGGGTTATGTGGAAAGGATCTCTATGATACTCTAGATATACAGTAAGACCTTCTCAAGATTCAAACAAGCAAAGAAAAATTTAATTACCATGTCTAGTTCGGTATTCAATTTAGTTACATAATTTCTTTTGCACaattttctatttgattttgtttgcatctaatcaaaagaaaatttaaagtaCCAACCCCTAGAGATTATCATTATTAATGAAATACTCTTTTCATTACTGATAGTTAGAACTAGACCCTTTACCTGTAGTCTCTATTAAGTGCAGATTTgaatcatggttttaggtattggtattggattggcTGTATCGGTATTTACTGAGATCGATCCTGATACTTGGCCGATCCGAGATCaagtatcgtatcgatatcaggggtaaaatcattgaaaaactaatttttatgaaaataggGATAATGTTGACCAATCTGGACTGATGCAGCCAACCCCGGATTGATATTGTATCTGTATCAGCTAAGAGCCTGAGACCAATACCGGTACccataactaaatccttgatttgAATAGACTTTTttaccctcttcttctcttgttaagtttgtcttgaattcttgacccgttttgaagaatgactcGCTCCGACATTTTTTGATGACAACCTGATCAACTGCGACCCAATAGATCGACCtgtgacttggaggagtatataatgtactttgttgagcaagtcatgGTACTGtggggggtttttcgagctaggatTTTAAGACGAGTTTTCTCGCTGCTGCTTGGAAGAGCTAGAATCTCTCTTCAACATAGTGAAGTATCTTCTTTTTCGCCCGAGGATGTAGTACCCCACACCAATATGTGGACTTAATTAAATCCCTGTGTTGTGTGGATCTGTTGactgtttattttcatatttatcgGTGTTTGCGCTAAAATCTTCTGGGAATCTCCATCTTCAGCCCAATCAAACCCTTACCCTCTCATCATCTCTCGAACCATTCTCTCTCGGCCATCGTTTCCTGCACCACTGATTTGCTTCTTCATCTCTGTCTTCTTCCTGCAGTTATCAAAAACTCTTATTAATGAAATCAAACTTTGAAGGTTAATGCCAATCGATGAGATCAGTGGTGCAGAACAGGTTTCAAGATCCGTCTACCTGTAATAACTAAAACACTAATCAGCATCCTCTCCCAACTTAAACTATTCAGAAAATATTCaccgaaaaaataaaaaaattattacagtACTCAGGAAGATCTCTGAGAGACGAACCATTGCTTTCCTTGCTTGTCCAAGAGTGAATCATTCTCCCTTTCCAGCTTGGCTCCTTTCTTCCTGTTTTAAGTTCCCAtttatttataaagaaaaattttattaaCAGAGAAGATAGAGTTACAGAGACCAATTTTGGCCATGGCCTAGATTTTAGATCCCTATATCTCAACCATAGAGAAATTCAAGGGAAGAACCAACACATACTGAAGAATTGTCCAAATGGTGCTCTCCCCTGTTTTTGAATACCCATTTGAGCAGGAAAGCACAAgcaaatatgagaaaaaaaaaaaaaaaaaatgcaattcaATGGCTGAGGAGCAGGATGTCTATGGCTACGGTATTAAACTTTGTTTTGGGGAAGAAGACGCACTCCTCCCCGCTCGTCGCCGGTTTCTGGTCGGGATTTGTGGTTGGGGTGACAAATTGTGGTTTCACATCCTTGTTGCCTTCTACGatttgaggaagaagatgatggaattTGAAGGGGGTTAACTGGTTAAGAGAAGGGTATACTTGGTAGTTTGTAGTTTATAaggatattttggtatttaaaaaaaattacctataGTTGATGTCAACACCTAAGGTATATTTCGAGACTCACCTCAAAGGGTTGGATTCTAATTTTCAGTAACGTAAAAAGTGTTTTGTTAATACTTAATAGTGGTATTCTCTAGGAGTGGCATCGTAAATTTCCCTAAATGATCTACACATTCCCTATAAAAACCAAAGTAAGTTTTGAGTGAATTGACTGTACTTAATATTTACTGCTAAGAGGGCGGACCTTGATGCAATGGTAAGGCTATACTATTGTGACTAGTGATTGTGGGTTTGCAAAGCGGGGGGAGGCTGGAGGGGGGTGTTAAGGCTATGTGCATTATGATCTTTCCTACACCCTGcgtggtgggagcctcatgcattgggtatGCTCTTGAATGTATTTATTGCTAATGACACCTTATTATCAAAACAAGTTGATAGTCGAGGCACCAGCCAGATTCATATGGAAACATTGGAGTCTAGGATAGGGAATGAGAAAAATGCCTAACTATTCATCTTGCAGTGAGAATTCCTATAATATAACCTCTCAATCAACAAAAAATAGCCTTTTCTTTCATCTTGAAATAAGAATATTATTCATATAAACTGAATTTTTATGATCACATGCATTACAAATGGAGaagaattttctaaaaaatttacaagaatATGAGAACCTTGTTTCACAAAATTTTGTAACAAGAGTACATTTTGTAATCTATCACTCTACAGTCAATTTAACAtactctttcttcttgtttagaGACTAGATGTGAGATCATCTATCACATAGATCCACTCATATTTACTAATATAATAATTCATATCAGTGATCTCTGTGACATGAATCGTGATCCTTCTCCTCACACATACAATAAGAATTCTTACACACAACGCGGAAGGACTAGACCATGAGTTGTTCCATAAACATTCTTGCAGACGGATTTTGCGGTCTGATCCTTGTAGGTGAGCTTTATACCTTCCAAACTGATCCGTTTACATGGAGAAGTTGTGCTACAAGCGAATTTCATTGCAACTTGAGTCGCCGATGTTCCGACTATGTCTGCGTATGTTACTCCACTAATTTGAATGCCTGAGTTCTGCCCAATACATACAAGATACTTACATATTGGTTAGATATGAAACATCTACTAATGTGATAATGGTTGATTACtaaattttctttgatttatttACCTGATTAGGGCAACCAGTATTAtgagggcaataattttgatcaATAATGATGGGGTTTTGGACATTTTTCATCACAACTTGCTTGAAAACCACTCCTGTCACAAACCCATTGCTCGGCCTTCCCCAGGTTTTGATTCTTAGCCCATTTTGAGTTCCATAGAATGCCACATTCTGCACCACCACATTTTGTACACCTTCTTCATTTGATGATTTCCCCAGACTCCCAATGCTGCAAGAGACATAGGCACTCTCATCAAAAGTTAATACAAATGACTCCGTACTCATAGCTCTTTCCAAACTTAAGAGAAGAGTATTAGTAGATGCTCACCTTATACCATGTCCAGGACCACATGTGACTCCCTGAATCCACAAATTTCGAGTTCCCGGACCGATTGAGATGCAATCATCTCCGGTCTTGATTCCGATGTTCAATACACGCACATTAATTGAATTCTGGACATGAACACCATCTGTGTTTGGACTATCTCTCGGGGCATCGATTTTAACTCCTTGTATCACTGCATCTTGGGATGAATGTACGACTATGTGAAACAATTTGGCATTGATCGATCTCAGATTTTGAACTAGTATGTCCTTCGAACTGTAGAACGCAAGTGACTGCAATAATACACCCCCGCTTGTAATAAGTTCAAACTTAATAGGGTCCTTCTAGGTATCCCTACAGCTAGTGAACTATAATGCTTCAATATTTTCCACTTGATATTACTTAGGTTTGTCCATGTCATAGAGGACCCCACATACATTGCAATGGTCAAATTTCAGTCTAAAGTAAGTAAGAGAAAGAGTTCAAACTCTAATCAAAGTTTTACTAAAATCATCAAAATTCCATCCCActgagatgaatataaaatttaaaatcgcACATAGCTATTTCCTCCACTTATTTTAAGCTGAAATTATACTAATAAGATGCTTACCTGATCCTCTATCACATAGACTAACTCATATATTACCATGTCGCAAATAGTAAAACATTATAACGAGAAAGAAAACCTTACCACAGCTCCGGCGGGACAATTTCTCCCTGCAGCTTTGCATGCCCACAAGCTGGTGCCACGGCCATCAAGATATCCTCCGATGATGGACACTCCTTGAACACCATGGAACATCAACCAATTAGTAGAACTTTCCATCTTCTTGTAATCAGGAGCAACAAGGGTTCCCTCCATTTGAAATGTAATCCTGGAGTTCTTGCATGGTCCTTGGAAGACAATTGGGCTAGTGAAGAACCTCTTAGGTGGTACATATATCGTTGTTGGCTGAGATGACTTGCAGGCAATGGCCCATGCTGCTAGAAATGCTTGGCTCACATCTGTTATGCCATCCCCTCTTGCGCCATGATCTATGATATTGATAGTAGAGGCATTTAGAGATGATAAGAGgaggaagggaatgaagaaggCTGGAAGAAGAGAGGTCATTGTGAGTGGTATTGCCATTTAGAGAAGTAGTGGGTGGTACTTGATCTTTTGAACTTTATAAGATTTGAGGGCTTTCAAGGGTGGATTACTTTGGTCCATTTATATATAGAATAGGATATAGAGTTGGTTAGTGTTTGGGTTGAAACAGTTAATGATTGCATGGAAGGCTTTTGTTATTGTTGCTTACTTTCATGTTTTGGAAAAGTGAATGGGTAGTTGAATGtgaatttttggaattaaggACTTGAAAATTAAGGATGAGTTTGACTAGAA
This genomic stretch from Macadamia integrifolia cultivar HAES 741 chromosome 2, SCU_Mint_v3, whole genome shotgun sequence harbors:
- the LOC122063767 gene encoding polygalacturonase-like, translated to MTSLLPAFFIPFLLLSSLNASTINIIDHGARGDGITDVSQAFLAAWAIACKSSQPTTIYVPPKRFFTSPIVFQGPCKNSRITFQMEGTLVAPDYKKMESSTNWLMFHGVQGVSIIGGYLDGRGTSLWACKAAGRNCPAGAVSLAFYSSKDILVQNLRSINAKLFHIVVHSSQDAVIQGVKIDAPRDSPNTDGVHVQNSINVRVLNIGIKTGDDCISIGPGTRNLWIQGVTCGPGHGISIGSLGKSSNEEGVQNVVVQNVAFYGTQNGLRIKTWGRPSNGFVTGVVFKQVVMKNVQNPIIIDQNYCPHNTGCPNQNSGIQISGVTYADIVGTSATQVAMKFACSTTSPCKRISLEGIKLTYKDQTAKSVCKNVYGTTHGLVLPRCV